The Cytobacillus sp. NJ13 sequence GGCTTGGATTTCTGCTTCTCTTGTTTATTGTGATTTTAGTTTTTCTAAAGCTTCAGGCATTATGGATGCCTGTTCTGGAAATCTTATTGGCAGTATTCATTCCTTTTGTCATTGGAGCATTTATTACATATCTCCTTCACCCGATTGTGGAAAAATTGCATGAAACTGGCCTTCATAGAGGGTTTGCCGTTTTTATTATTTATTTTTTATTTTTCGGGGGGATCGGACTAGCTTTATATAAAGGGATTCCAGCTTTTATTCATCAATTGCGTGATCTTGCAGAAAATGCTCCTCAATTTGCCGATCAGTACCGGGAATGGATCGACCTTATTCAGAGTAAAACATCAACATGGCCTGATGGCCTGCAAACCAGGATAGATGATGTCATTGCAGCGGTTGAGGAACGGTTAAATAATCTTTTATCGAAGGTAATCACATTTTTTCTTAATGTTTTGAATTATGCTGTGATTATCGCTGTTATTCCCTTTATTTCTTTTTATCTCCTTAAAGATTTTTCGATTATGAAAAAAGCTGCCTGGTATTTGACGCCAAGGAAATGGAGAAAGGAAGGCGTTTTATTCTTAAGGGATGTAGATAAGTCCCTGGGAAGCTATATTAGAGGCCAGCTTTTGGTATGTGCGGCCATCGGAGCTATATCTTCTCTGCTTTTCTGGATCTTTGATATTCGCTATCCTCTATTGCTTGGCACTATAATCGGAGTTACCAATGTAATTCCTTATTTTGGCCCAATTATCGGAGCAGTCCCGGCTGTAATCATTGCCTCTGCTTTATCGGTCAAGATGATCGTGATTACGATTGGCATCATTATAGTTCTTCAGTTTCTCGAGGGGAATATCCTATCACCCCTGATTGTTGGAAAAAGC is a genomic window containing:
- a CDS encoding AI-2E family transporter, coding for MNIQMKWYYRLGFLLLLFIVILVFLKLQALWMPVLEILLAVFIPFVIGAFITYLLHPIVEKLHETGLHRGFAVFIIYFLFFGGIGLALYKGIPAFIHQLRDLAENAPQFADQYREWIDLIQSKTSTWPDGLQTRIDDVIAAVEERLNNLLSKVITFFLNVLNYAVIIAVIPFISFYLLKDFSIMKKAAWYLTPRKWRKEGVLFLRDVDKSLGSYIRGQLLVCAAIGAISSLLFWIFDIRYPLLLGTIIGVTNVIPYFGPIIGAVPAVIIASALSVKMIVITIGIIIVLQFLEGNILSPLIVGKSLHMHPLLIMLALLAGGEAAGILGLIIAVPILAVIKVSIIHAKKHFSKNKQPKITGTPS